In a genomic window of Quercus lobata isolate SW786 chromosome 4, ValleyOak3.0 Primary Assembly, whole genome shotgun sequence:
- the LOC115983312 gene encoding probable glutathione S-transferase, with amino-acid sequence MADEVVLLDFWASMFGMRVRIALAEKGIKYEYKEQDVFNKGPQLLQTNPVHKKVPVLIHNGKPVCESLIIVQYIDEVWKDKSPLLPSDPYQRAHAKFWADFVDKKVYEVSKRVWTSTKGEEREAAKKDYFETFKILEGELGDKPYFGGETFGFVDLSLIPFYSWFYAIETFGEFNLEAECPKIIAWAKRCLHKEIVAKTLQDEKKVYEFVGQLRKMQGLE; translated from the exons ATGGCAGACGAGGTGGTTCTGCTGGATTTCTGGGCCAGCATGTTTGGAATGAGGGTCAGGATTGCGTTGGCCGAGAAGGGTATCAAGTATGAGTACAAGGAGCAGGACGTGTTTAACAAGGGCCCTCAGCTTTTGCAGACGAACCCCGTTCATAAGAAGGTCCCAGTTCTCATCCACAACGGGAAACCTGTGTGTGAGTCCCTCATCATTGTTCAGTACATAGATGAGGTCTGGAAGGACAAGTCTCCGTTGCTGCCCTCTGATCCTTACCAGAGAGCTCATGCCAAGTTCTGGGCTGATTTTGTTGATAAGAAG GTTTATGAAGTTTCGAAGAGGGTGTGGACCTCAACAAAAGGAGAAGAGCGGGAGGCAGCAAAGAAGGATTACTTTGAAACCTTTAAGATATTGGAAGGGGAACTTGGTGACAAGCCTTACTTTGGGGGAGAAACATTTGGGTTTGTGGACCTTTCTCTTATCCCCTTCTACAGCTGGTTCTATGCAATTGAGACCTTTGGAGAATTCAACTTAGAGGCAGAGTGCCCCAAGATTATTGCATGGGCTAAGAGGTGCCTGCATAAGGAGATAGTTGCCAAgactcttcaagatgagaagaaGGTTTATGAGTTTGTTGGACAACTGAGGAAAATGCAAGGCTTGGAGTAG
- the LOC115985757 gene encoding uncharacterized protein LOC115985757, with translation MAGEPSKRDQNFYCQYHQDHGHTIENCKNLWNHLDQLIQEGRLKHLLHHSSGHQGHQEARRDAVLRPPVGTISVTVAALGRAGTCPARVLSVTQLLAEEFQPGPKRARMSFRPAISFSEEDKIGTIQPHDDALLIALRIGDYDVKRVMVDGGSAAEVMYPDLYKGLGLKPEDLMPYNSPLMSFDGKLVIPKGMIRLPIQTGTEIVEVNFIVVDTYSPYTAIVGRP, from the coding sequence ATGGCGGGAGAGCCCTCGAAGCGTGATCAGAACTTTTATTGTCAATACCACCAGGACCATGGCCACACTATAGAGAACTGCAAGAACCTCTGGAACCACCTAGACCAGCTAATCCAAGAGGGGAGGCTAAAGCACCTTCtgcatcattccagtggtcACCAAGGCCATCAAGAGGCCAGGAGGGATGCTGTCCTAAGGCCACCCGTAGGAACGATCAGCGTAACCGTGGCCGCGCTAGGAAGAGCAGGCACGTGCCCTGCACGAGTGTTATCGGTGACTCAACTGCTTGCCGAGGAATTCCAACCAGGGCCGAAGAGGGCCAGGATGAGTTTTCGTCCCGCTATAAGCTTTTCAGAGGAAGATAAGATCGGGACCATCCAGCCCCACGACGATGCACTGCTGATCGCTCTCCGAATCGGGGACTACGACGTAAAAAGAGTAATGGTGGATGGCGGCAGCGCGGCTGAGGTTATGTACCCcgacctatacaaggggctaGGGTTAAAGCCGGAGGACTTGATGCCTTACAACTCCCCTCTGATGAGCTTCGACGGGAAGCTTGTCATTCCAAAGGGCATGATTAGGCTGCCCATCCAAACCGGCACGGAAATAGTGGAGGTGAACTTCATCGTGGTGGACACCTACTCTCCCTATACAGCCATTGTCGGTAGGCCCTGA